The Candidatus Saccharimonadales bacterium genome contains a region encoding:
- a CDS encoding glycosyltransferase family 39 protein, protein MIQKILERVFHVRRTSWAERHFTAILIVGAAVAMLVSLAIGLAQSVWFDEAYSIMVAKQPIEQLLHLTAVDTHPPLYYLLLKGWAGLFGWSEFALRSLSVLALGGSLVIGGLLVKRMFGVRTALITLPFILFAPFLLRYGFEIRMYALASLIGIAATYVLVSAVDAKTKRQLWIRYGLYAVLVAIGVYTLYYTALLWVAHLVWLGWITYREKKPVLRAPWLFAFAGSVILFLPWLPTFVRQISNGALAPISQAMTLENLLGIISFNFVYQPVWQLNALLSLLVVFVIGTLGYVTVQAFKVVSNDKKKYLLLLAFYVLIPIIVLTLVSLFRPMYVERYLAHIAIGGMLFVGVAVALVTKKTTTVTVQAAALLVVVLVVGVAHLIQVGNYNFQRLQKPDVARAAALLELCETGATIMAADPYVAIELAYYVPKDCDIHFYSKDAKLGGGYALLSESPLRISDPASQLADKKTVYYAYYDQPSLEIPLLLNQTGDEKFGSLTVATFSAE, encoded by the coding sequence ATGATACAAAAGATTCTTGAACGGGTTTTCCATGTCAGGCGTACTAGCTGGGCAGAGCGACATTTTACGGCAATACTTATAGTTGGAGCGGCTGTGGCTATGCTTGTCAGCTTAGCAATTGGTCTGGCGCAGAGTGTGTGGTTTGACGAAGCGTATTCAATTATGGTTGCTAAGCAGCCTATCGAACAGCTATTGCATTTAACAGCGGTAGATACTCATCCGCCACTTTATTATCTGCTGCTAAAAGGTTGGGCTGGACTATTCGGGTGGAGCGAATTTGCGCTTCGAAGCTTAAGCGTCCTTGCGCTTGGCGGGTCACTAGTTATTGGAGGCTTACTTGTGAAGCGAATGTTTGGCGTACGGACAGCGCTTATAACCCTTCCGTTCATTTTGTTTGCGCCATTTCTCCTCCGATACGGATTCGAGATTCGCATGTACGCGCTCGCATCGCTAATCGGTATTGCAGCCACATATGTGCTCGTGTCGGCAGTCGATGCTAAAACGAAAAGGCAGCTCTGGATTCGTTACGGACTATATGCCGTGCTGGTTGCTATCGGAGTCTATACGTTGTACTACACGGCACTGTTGTGGGTGGCTCATCTAGTGTGGCTAGGTTGGATTACGTACCGTGAAAAGAAGCCGGTCCTTAGAGCTCCTTGGTTATTCGCATTCGCTGGCAGTGTGATCTTGTTCTTGCCGTGGTTACCAACGTTCGTAAGGCAAATAAGTAACGGGGCATTAGCACCAATTTCACAGGCAATGACACTTGAAAACTTGCTGGGAATTATATCATTCAACTTTGTGTATCAGCCGGTTTGGCAGTTGAATGCGCTACTATCCCTTCTGGTGGTATTTGTCATTGGAACGCTTGGTTACGTCACCGTACAAGCGTTTAAGGTTGTGTCAAATGATAAAAAGAAGTACCTTTTGCTGCTGGCATTTTACGTTTTGATTCCCATTATTGTGCTGACGCTCGTATCACTTTTCCGACCGATGTATGTTGAGCGCTATCTAGCGCATATTGCAATTGGCGGGATGCTATTTGTGGGTGTCGCTGTAGCACTTGTAACGAAAAAAACGACGACCGTTACCGTTCAGGCCGCTGCGCTTTTGGTCGTAGTTCTTGTGGTTGGTGTTGCTCATTTGATACAAGTTGGAAACTACAACTTCCAGCGTTTGCAAAAACCTGATGTTGCCCGTGCGGCAGCCCTTTTAGAGCTATGCGAAACAGGTGCTACTATTATGGCTGCCGATCCGTATGTTGCTATTGAACTTGCCTACTACGTTCCAAAAGATTGTGATATTCATTTTTACAGTAAGGATGCAAAACTAGGCGGTGGGTATGCGCTACTTTCCGAAAGTCCCCTCCGTATTAGTGATCCAGCCAGCCAACTTGCAGATAAAAAGACCGTTTACTATGCTTACTACGATCAGCCTAGCCTGGAAATTCCACTGCTTCTCAACCAGACAGGCGATGAAAAGTTTGGTTCTCTTACGGTCGCAACCTTTAGCGCGGAATAA
- the opgC gene encoding OpgC domain-containing protein, with protein MIAKSSLLKTAPSRILALDYLRGFFIIVIIVDHLWRWPSLFEVVSGRGELWASAAEGFVIISGLLVGYVRGYKNRNKPLLEVSQKLIKRGLLLYIWMLITTVALVAASWALNFKGDMAYIPIPIGHWNELVMSALRFDYVHTLTHFLYLYAIFLILSPLAIWLLRRKKAWIVACISAAMWILGVVNSIEWMQWQLLFFLPAIAGFYLDSIFAKYYSLAKKQQQVIRFGTIGLMAVTVLAAALVVLPMSPGEYESSLFGRDPITLATILTSFIWFIGLLSLFQLILPFLKRWLGWLLIAFGERSLTAYILHTIPLVLCQLLFVQFNNIWLNTLLGIGCILFTWGLLKIPHINKLIPR; from the coding sequence ATGATTGCTAAATCCAGCCTGTTAAAGACAGCCCCTTCCCGTATACTGGCTCTCGACTACCTCCGCGGTTTTTTTATTATAGTGATTATCGTTGATCATTTATGGCGCTGGCCAAGTTTATTTGAAGTCGTGAGCGGACGCGGGGAACTATGGGCATCCGCGGCCGAAGGTTTTGTCATTATCTCTGGGTTATTAGTGGGGTATGTCAGAGGATACAAGAACCGTAACAAACCCCTATTAGAGGTCAGCCAGAAGCTCATCAAACGCGGCCTACTCCTTTATATTTGGATGCTTATCACTACCGTTGCGTTAGTTGCAGCTTCGTGGGCACTTAATTTTAAGGGAGACATGGCATATATTCCTATTCCTATCGGGCACTGGAATGAACTAGTCATGAGTGCGCTCCGGTTCGATTACGTTCACACACTCACACACTTCTTGTATCTTTACGCCATCTTCCTCATTCTTTCGCCCCTTGCGATTTGGCTTTTGCGCCGCAAGAAAGCATGGATAGTAGCCTGCATTTCAGCTGCCATGTGGATTCTAGGCGTCGTCAACTCTATTGAATGGATGCAGTGGCAACTTCTCTTCTTCCTGCCTGCAATCGCCGGATTTTACCTTGATTCGATCTTTGCCAAATATTACAGCCTGGCTAAAAAGCAGCAGCAGGTCATTCGCTTCGGAACTATAGGGCTGATGGCCGTAACAGTTCTTGCAGCTGCATTAGTAGTTCTTCCGATGTCACCAGGCGAATACGAGAGCTCATTATTCGGACGTGATCCCATCACGCTCGCCACCATACTGACATCATTCATTTGGTTTATCGGGCTGCTTAGTCTTTTTCAGCTGATATTGCCATTCCTAAAACGCTGGCTTGGCTGGTTGTTGATTGCCTTTGGAGAGCGGTCACTGACTGCATATATTCTTCATACAATACCGCTCGTACTATGCCAGCTACTATTCGTGCAGTTTAATAACATATGGCTAAACACCCTACTCGGTATCGGTTGTATACTATTTACTTGGGGACTTTTGAAAATCCCCCACATAAATAAGCTTATTCCGCGCTAA